In one Culex quinquefasciatus strain JHB chromosome 2, VPISU_Cqui_1.0_pri_paternal, whole genome shotgun sequence genomic region, the following are encoded:
- the LOC6037546 gene encoding protein PRRC1 produces the protein MADQKKAGNILSNISPPSELPSFITASTTGQPAVPQQPSSSDQEDSPRKGNETDPFIPTTFSPAIPSSKDTSLAAPSGPPEQAATAAASGSEAKTSRDFANMILNPEPLAEALSPITQGGSALFGWMKGAVSSNGILQKVAEKAKSSVDTIVTTLDPQMKEYINSGGDTEVIVASDKDDKVRPVREAFQTVFGKATVIGLSAQATAIAAQPVGFAAGLKGAEHRINSIRAENPRVDDHLPVVAVENFLVELFPDQWFEASVIVLFDYAKSILLKTVTQMTPVPLPVVASIRADTPENYQLKDTGFAITIGSVMAKNLNVSHTEWHKAYTSVGRPEMILGGAKTIAMLYRQAVAEYFSSVEAGAASAVGATVQLPPSE, from the exons ATGGCCGACCAGAAGAAAGCAGGAAACATCCTGTCCAACATAAGTCCCCCGTCGGAGCTACCAAGTTTCATCACGGCGTCCACCACGGGCCAACCAGCTGTTCCGCAGCAGCCTTCCTCATCGGACCAGGAGGATTCTCCCCGTAAGGGCAACGAAACGGACCCGTTTATTCCGACGACTTTCAGTCCGGCGATTCCCTCCAGCAAGGACACCAGCCTGGCGGCACCGTCTGGACCGCCGGAACAAGCTGCGACTGCTGCTGCTTCCGGATCCGAGGCCAAAACCAGCCGAGATTTTGCCAACATGATTCTGAACCCGGAACCGCTGGCGGAAGCGCTGAGCCCCATCACGCAGGGTGGCTCGGCGCTGTTTGGCTGGATGAAGGGCGCGGTCAGCAGCAACGGAATCCTGCAGAAGGTCGCCGAGAAGGCCAAAAGCTCGGTGGACACGATCGTGACTACGTTGGACCCGCAGATGAAGGAGTACATTA ATTCCGGAGGTGACACCGAGGTCATCGTGGCGTCGGACAAGGACGATAAGGTTCGACCGGTTCGGGAAGCGTTTCAAACTGTTTTCGGCAAGGCAACCGTCAT TGGCCTCTCGGCACAAGCTACGGCAATTGCTGCCCAACCCGTTGGATTTGCGGCCGGGCTGAAGGGAGCCGAGCATCGAATCAACAGCATTCGTGCGGAGAACCCACGTGTGGACGACCATCTCCCGGTGGTGGCCGTGGAGAACTTCCTGGTGGAGCTGTTTCCAGATCA ATGGTTCGAAGCGAGCGTGATCGTGCTGTTCGACTACGCCAAGAGCATCCTGCTCAAAACGGTCACCCAGATGACGCCGGTTCCGCTGCCCGTGGTCGCCTCAATCCGCGCGGACACGCCGGAAAATTACCAGCTAAAGGACACGGGCTTTGCCATCACAATTGGCAGCGTGATGGCTAAAAATCTCAACGTAAGCCACACGGAATGGCACAAGGCGTACACCTCGGTCGGCCGGCCGGAGATGATCCTGGGCGGGGCCAAAACGATCGCCATGCTGTACCGGCAGGCCGTAGCCGAGTATTTTAGCAGCGTAGAGGCGGGTGCTGCTTCGGCGGTTGGTGCCACGGTGCAGCTTCCGCCGAGCGAATAA